A segment of the Halocatena salina genome:
GACGCGACTGCCGATTGAGTGGGCGAGATCACCGAACCTCTTCACAGGATCTGGCTCACAAAAAAGCGACTCGACGAGGTTTCGTCCGTTGAGGTTGATCAAACTCCGAGTGACGTCGTCTATTCTGAAGACTTGCTGGAGTTGCACCACTACAAGCCACAGACAGACGAGCAAGACGACGTGCCGATTCTCGTGGTCGCTGCAATTGTCAATAAATCGTATATCTTCGATCTCCAGCCTGACCGAAGCGTTATTCGACATCCGTTAGAGGATGGTCACGACGTATACCTTCTCAAGTGGAACGAACCATCGCAGCGTGATGCAGGACTAACGTTCGGTGAGTACGTCAATCGCTACATCGACAACTGCGTCGATGAGGTGTGCGAGCGTTCGGGACTGAGGTCGATCAACCTCCTTGGCTACTGTACGGATAGGACGATGACAGCAATGTACGCTGCACTCCACTCCGAGAAGGTGACCGCACTCGGATTGATAGCCACTCCCCCTATGTCAACGATACTGGCGATCTACTCGAACTGTGTAATGATAGGAGATGCTACGATTCCGAACATGTCTATTACATGTTCGGAAATATGCCCTCAGAACTGCTCTATATCATTTTCACGCTGATGGACCCTGTCGATAACACAATCGGGAAATACATTCGGCTGTATCAGAATCTGGACGATCAAGAGTTCGTAGAGAACTTTATTCGGATGGAGCGATGGTTCTCAGAGGGTATCGACGTGGCAGGTAAAACCTATATCCAACTAGTGGAAGATATATGCCAAGAAAACAAGTTGTTCACGAATGATTTCTCTCTCGAGGGTGAACACGTCGATATCACGGAGATCAATATGCCTGTGCTTCAGATCACCGGTGAGGATGACCAACTGGTTCCCCCTGAAGCGTCACACCCATTTAGTGACGTAATCGGTAGCGACGACGTGAGCACTATCGAACACTCGACCGGTCACATCGGATTGTTGTTTTCAAGTGGTTCACACGAAGAGGTCTGGCCAGATGTAACAGAGTAGTTTTATACACAATAACCAAGGTGAATATAACGCTATTAGATATACTAAAAATAGATGTCAACTATCGCTTTTTGATTATAATTTGACCCATACTCTGTACGAGTACGGTGTAACCGTAGTATGAGAACGTGATACAGCCAGCTTTGCACGCATCGTCGCTGGTAGACCCAAACACAGTATCTAGCGCCGCCGGATTGATGGAGTTCTCGAGTGGGGGCAGAGTGTCTGTATCCTCATCCTCGTATTCTGCGATAGCGTCAACGATCTTCTCGCTGACTGATTCCTCCCTAGTCCATTCGTGATGTAGGTGATGGGTGTCCCGATCTGCTGTCTGGCTTATGACCGTGCCCATACAAGCAGTATCGGAGTGTCCATTAATCATTTTACATGGGTAGTAGTACCCATGTTTATAACCCGCACAGAAGAAACAGACAGTATATATCAGAGTATCGGTACCTCTGACAATGGTATGTTAAGAGCAGGGTGGGAAGGGATCTAGTGGCTCATGCTGGATGCTGGCCGGCTCAGAGGAAATACCGACTAGGTTAACTCGCGATTTGTTGAGTGCGAGCGAATCTCCGCCAGCTGGTTCAAGTAGCTATTCAGCTATATTTGATGGAAATATCGATTCTGGATACAAAATAGTATTTTGAGTGGTTAGGTGTCAAACGGATCCAGGCCGTACACAAGTGGGTACAAAGTACCATCTCGCTGGCTTTCAATGCTATCGTTTCCTCGGCGGTATCAGTTCTCGTCTCGCTCGTCTATCAGTGCTGCGGAAACGAGGTTTCGCATGCCCCGACGCAAGCGACCGCTCATTGCGGTTGACGAGAGATCGACGCTATCGGCGATTTCATTGAGCGTCTTTTCTCGTGGTTCGCTGAAGTAACCGCTCTCGAGTGCGACGATCAACGCCTTTTCTTGCTCTGGAGTGAGACCGTACGACACCTCGGCGTCGCTCCGCTGACTATCGTATATGCTGATTATTTTCATCTGTATGCCCTGTTGCTCCGCATACCTCCAAATATTGTTGAGGGCATCTCTGTCGGGGAGTTGTAATTGTACGAGCCATCCCCTGTCTTTCGTCTTCGCTTCCGTCGTGAATCCGTTGACAGCCGTGACGATCTCGCTGATCAATTTCGACTCAGTCGAGTATTCTATATAATAGATGCCCACGCTATCGTCCTTGCTCATGGGCTCGTAGTTATCGACCGTGGGATCCTCATCAAGTGCATTTTCGAGCTCTTGAAAGTCTTTGTATTTGATAAGATAGGGGAATATATTGGAATTCGGATCTGTATTCACTTGGGGTATAACTCGCAATTTAACACCATCGACTTCATTGAATGTTGGTGTCAGAGCGAGTTTCTCGTGTTCCATATGTAGTTTAGTTGTGATTGGCATTGAATATATGGATTATTTAGGGCATTTCTTTTCTCTCATTACATCTCGCATATTTCTTTGACACATCTGGTTCCCTCGTGTGCCACAATTCATATCGCATTATATTTCGTGGAGGACTATAACTGTACGCTCCAGTTATTTTCGGTTAAACTGGAGAACTATCGGATAGCTTGGTGTTCGCCTCCTCAAGCAGTGTAAGTCTGACTGCTGGTTGTCTGGCTTCCCGATATGGACGTGTTTCCAGATTCGGCAGTGAATAGCCGTCTAGCGGCGATTTCTATCAGAATAAACTGAGAAAGCAGCTGAAAAGTCGCCGCCCCAGCGTTCCATCGGGAATACGCACTCCTCATCTTGCTTTTCAACATAATCGAGGAAGGGCCAAAGGATAACTCTGTTAACGCTGATGGTCAGCGGAGCAGCCACCGTCTGAATCCTACGATCGGGCCTTTTCGTCTCAAACTCAGTTAGCGAGCACCGCGACTTCAGCTCCTTGACCAACAACTCTACCACTTAACGCGTGAATCCAGTTTGAAGATGAACATCGTGGTGATCTGCACTCCACCTCCAAACGAGGTGTGGTGTCGAATCGAGTATCGGGTAGAGGGCAAAGTAGATAAAGCGTCGAAGAAACCATATCACAAACGATGCCCGATGAAAGTGGAGGTGGGTGCAAGGTCGATAGGGTCTCACGGAAGTACGGTCTCGACACTATCGACGAGGTTTTGAAAGACCTTCAGAATGAGGGAACCAGCCTCAGGGATCTGGAAGCGCAGTACAACCAGCGGGTGCTCGAATCCGCGCTCCGAGAGGCAGGTGTTGATGTCCTAAGCGGCGAGGTCGAGAACCTCTATCGACTGTTTATCGGGGATGACGTAAGCGCTGGCATGCGAGTCGAGGCACGGTCTCGACTCAAACAACACGGCACCGATCCAGAGTCGATACGCAACGACTTCGTGAGTTACCAGACCATCCGGACGCATTTGCGAGAGTGTCTGTCAGTCGACACAGAACGGACGTCGACGGTGACCACCACTGGGGCAAAAAACACGGTTTTCAAACTCCTCTCCCGAACTGAATCTGTCACTAAACGAACCATCGAGCGACTCCGCTCAAATGGATATCTGCACATTGGTGCGGTAGACGTAACGCTGAGTTTGCGAATCGCCTGTACCGATTGCGGTGAAGAATACACGTTTTCCCGGTTAGTCGAACGGGGACAGTGTTCGTGTACTGTTGAAAAATAAGCAACCAAAACGTTATCTCGAATGATTGCACGAATCACACTCTGTCTTGTATCTACCGAGCCAGTTCGTAAGTACCAAAAAGGCATACATTAATAGATGAGATTAGATAGTATGGACGACGAGACAGGACTTGACGATCTCACAGTTACCGTTCAAAATATCGGTGGGATCTCGGAGAGTCGGGTGACCCTTTCGCCACGTGTAACACTCCTCGTCGGGGAGAACGCCTCGAACAAATCGTCGTTCCTTCGGTCGTTGTCGGCCGTTCTGGGCGGACCCACACCGCCGCTGAAGAGCGACGCCACCAGTGGGCGGGTCGATCTTGAGATGGGGACGGATGAGTACTATATCGAATTAGCAAAGCAAAACGGCACCCAAGTTGTCGCCGAAGAGAAACGACTCACAGAACTCGAAGACCTCTGTGAGCTTTTCGTAACGCTTGATGAGACGAATCCAATTCGCCAGGCCGTCGTCAACGATGGTGACCTCTATGACCATTTGATGCGGCCGATAGACACGGAAAGTATCGAATACGAGATAGAACAGCTGAAGGCCACAAAAGATGACCTCAGCGACCAACTTTCTGAACTCGATCGGAAGGAGGACCGCCTCCCAGGGCTCGAGACGCGTGCGACGAGCCTACGCCAGGAGATCGAGAATGTCGAGTCGACACTTCGTAAAAAACGATCGACTATCGAGGAATTGGAAGGAGAGCAGATGGTTGAGACCGATGCTGGAGCCCTCAAGGAGCTCAAAGAGAAACGCTCTGAACGAGAAACGGTTCGAAATCGGATTCGCACACAGAAAGCGGCCATCGAGTCGCTCGAAAAGGAATCCGACTCCATCGAGACGGAGTTGAACGACCTCGATTTGGCGGAGCTGCCGAACGACGCCGACGCAATTGTGGACGAAATCGAACAACTGCACCACCAGAAACAGCAGCTGACGACGACGATCAACTCGTTGAGTCCGATCGTCGAGATGAACAGTCAACTGCTGGACGACGACGACGAGATTCCAGCTGAGATGAAATCAGACGATATCGTCGCAGAACTCGATCCGGATTCACGGACCATCACCTGCTGGACCTGTGGGAGCAGCGTCGAGCAGTCTGAAATCGCAGAGCAGGTTCGAGTCGTCCAGGAGATTCTGGAGGAGAAACGAGACCAGCGTGAGACGATTACCGACCACATCCAGACCCTCGACGAGCAACGTCGGCAATTCGAACAGCAGCGGCAAAAACACGAACAACTGCAAGAGCAGAAACGCTCAACCGAAGCCGAGATAGAACGGCGAACGGAGCAACTGTCCGAACTTGAGTCCCGTCAGCAGGAGCTCAAAGCTGAAGTCGAGACCCTCCTGGACGAAATCGAAGAATCCGGTGAGCAATCCGACGAACTTGGCGAGCTGTACGACGAAGTCAGTGACCTCGAATACGAACGTGGGCAACTTGAAAACGAACTAACAGACATTGAAGCCGAGATCGAGGGTATCGAAACGGAACTCTCAAACCGGGAAAGCATCGAGGCGCAGCGAGAATCGGTGGTCACCCAGTTACAGGACCAGCGTGACCGAATCGAGACGCTCGAGCGTGACTTTGTCACCACGTTCAACGAGATGATGCAACAGGTACTCGACAGACTCGACTACGAGAAAGTCGAACGGATCTGGACCGAGCGCATCACGTCCGAATCTGATTCCCTGTCGGGGACCGAATTCGAACTCCACATTGTTCGCTCGACCGAAAAAGGGACCGTATTCGAGGACGTGATAGAGAACTTGAGCAAGAGCGAACGGGAGGTAATCGGTCTCGTCGTCGCACTCGCGGGCTACCTGGCCCACGACGTTGTGGACGAACTCCCGTTCATCATCGTCGACGCGGTAGAGATGCTCGATGCGATGCGAATTCACAGCCTGCTCGAGTATTTCAATCAGTATACTGACTACGTCATCATGGCGGTGCTCCCAGAGGAGGGAAAGGAACTCGAAGACGCATATTCCACGATATCGACCTCGTCGTTCGGTGTCGAAACGTAGACGCGCTGTCCTGGGTTTCATTCTCGACGTAAACCTCGAACTCGAACGCCGCCGTCTCCGACAGCACCCGGGCTCCGTGGTCGCGCCGTTCACTCTTCGTCGGCGTCTCTGCTGCCAGTCGTCTATGTCTTCTACTCAGTCGTGTGCTCTCGTTGCTTCGACTGTCCGAATCGTGGCCGCGTTCTCCGGAACGTCGTGGACACGAATGATATCTGCACCGCGCTCTGCAGCGAGTGTCGTCATCGCAAGCGTCGGGGATAGTCGATCACCATGCTGGCAGCCGACATGTTCGAACATGGATTTCTGTGAGTGCCCAACCATAACCGGACAGCCGAGTGACTGGAATTCTTTAAGTCTGCCGATGAGTTCGAAACACTCCGCAGGGTCCTTTCCGAACCCACAGCCCGGATCGACGATAATCTGCTCCCGGTCGAGACCGGCTCGTTCCGCGAGCAGTACCTGTTCGGCGAGTTCGTCGATGACGTCCTCGACTACATCATCGTAGAGTGCGGTCTGACCCGGTTCAACCGGCGTCGACAGACTGTGCATGATGACGAGCGAAGCGTCGTGGTCTGCGGCGACGAAGCGCATCTCCGGATCCTCAAGGCCCGACACATCATTGACGATGTCCGCACCTGCTTCGAGCGCTACGTCTGCGACAGTGGCTTTGCGGGTATCGATTGAGAGTGTGGCGTTCAGATCGGCTAGCTCCTCGATTACTGGGACGACCCGTTCGATTTCCTCCTGAGCTGACACTGGGTCAGCCCCCGGCCGCGTGCTTTCACCACCGATATCGATGATATCTGCGCCAGCGCCAACCATCGACCGCGCTCGGCGAACAGCGGCTTCGACATCGGTGTATTCGCCGCCATCGTGGAAGCTGTCTGGTGTGACATTCAGTATGCCGATGAGCGCCGTCTCGTCGCCCCACGGATACTGGTCAGTATGTGGGTTTGTATCGAAGGCACGTTCGAGTTGTTCTGAGAGGTGCGACAGACCGAGCCCAGCACCGTCGATTCGGCTGATGAGTTCGTGAAACTGCGGGACCAGCCCTGAGAGCAAGATCGAGACGCGCTTGTCCGATGCCTCTTCGTTAAGTGTCTGTGCGCTCCCGCCGGCCGACCGCAGCGCTTCGGTCACGAAATCCGCCTGCTCTGTACGGAGTTGTGTTTTGAACGTCCGATGGTCCGTGGACGCTTGGATTCTCGTGACTGTGTGTGCCTCGGAATCGACCGGGACAGCCATTGGTTCGTCCGTCCGCTTTGGCGTCAGCAGACTCGTCCACCGGTCTCGGGCTTCGGCAACTACGTAGAGGGAGCCAGTGACGAGTACGCAGTCGTTCTCTCCCGCTGCCGAAAGTGCTCGGTCGGTCGCTTCCAGCACGGAGCCTGAACAGTTGATGTCCTCGGCGTGGCCGATGAACGTACTCGCGAGCGTCTCGACCGCTTCGGCACGGTCGACGGCTGGTTCGCACAGGTAGACTGAGTCGGCAGCTGGGAGTTCGCTTCGCATCGTTGCATAGTCCTTGTCTGCCATCGCGCCGAAGACGAGATGCAAGTCGTCGAACTCGTACCGTTCGACGAGGGTAGCGAGTTTCGAACAGGCGTCGGGGTTGTGTGATCCATCGAGAACCGTGAGTGGAGCGGTCGACATGATTTCGAAGCGACCGGGCCAATGTGCCCCTCGAAGCCCCGACGCGATCGTGTCCGCGTCGACCGACGCGAGTTGCCGGGCAAGCGTCGCTGCAATCCCAGCGTTCGTCGCCTGGTGTTGGCCAAGGAGAGGCAGGTTCGTTTCGACCGACCAATCGACTGCTCTAATCGAGACCGAACTTTCGACCATCGAGGCCATACCAGTCTCCTCGGCGTAGATGTCCCCGGCTTCAGCCCCAACAGTGATGACGTCCGTCTCCTCTCGAATCGCACGTAGTGCCGACCCGTCCGCACCAGTTACGAGTGGAGCGCCTGCTGGCGCGACCTGTGCTTTGTCCCGGGCGATTGCTTCGACCGTGTCCCCCAGCAAATCAGTGTGCTCGAGACTGACGCTGGTCACCGCACTCGCAACCGGATCAACGGCACTGGTCGCGTCGTACCGGCCACCAATGCCGACTTCAAGGATTGCGACGTCGACATCTTCCACGTCGAAATGGTGAATCGCTAGCGTCGTGAGGACCTCGAAGTAGGTTGGTATGTCGTCTTCCGCCCGCAACCGTTCGATACACGGGTCTATATCGTTGACAAACGACTGGACGCGTTCTTTTGGAATCTTTCGACCGTTAACTCGAATCTGATCACGCAAGTCAGTCAGGGCTGGTGATGTATAGACGCCAACATCGAGTCCTGCTTCCCTGAGGATTTGTTCGAGCATCCGCGCAGTGCTTCCCTTCCCATTCGATCCCGCGATCTGCACGCAGTCGATTCCCGTGTGTGGCCGGCCGAGAGCGGAGAGCATCCTGCGGGTCGTCTCCGTCCCAAGTTTTGGACGGAGTCGCTGTAGTGACTCCAGATACACTACCGATTCTTGATACCCCATACCAGTTGGGATTCTGGGCGGCACTATTAATTTGTCGCCGGGTGGCTAATTATCCCGTGTTCCGTGCAGTTTATAATAGCGTGTCCCGACAACTGGGACGATGCTCGCCGAGTTGGGAGAGAACCTAGCGGCAGCAGAGCCGTACGTAACGGATTTCAAAGCAACTGTCGAGGCAATCGACGGACACGAGGTCCGTCTCGACCAGACGTACTTCTATGCCGAAGGCGGCGGTCAACCGGCCGACCGGGGCACGCTTGCTGGCATCGACGTTGTTGACGTCCAGACGCGTGATGGCAAGACGGTCCACACGTTGGACACGAGCCCCACATTCGAGATCGGTGATACCGTCGACGGAAACGTCAGCGACGACTTCCGGACGTACTGTATGCGCGCTCACACCGCAAGCCATCTCGTTTACGGTGTGGGCCGAACGCTGTTCGACGACCACGGATACGGTGGCTTCGACATCGGGGAGAAGAAGGTCCGCCTCGACTTCAAGACCAGTCGAGATTCGACCGACGTGAACGAACTCACCTTCGAGCGCATGATCAACGAAGTGGTCTGGGAATCGAAGGATGTCACCTGGGAGGAGATGAACACCGAGGCGGCGTGTAACCGTTCGGACATCGTCTTCAACCTCTCAGACGACGCTGCCGAAGCCGAAACAGTTCGGATTGTCGAGATTATCGGTTGGGATATCGCTGCCTGCGGCGGCACCCATGTTCGTAACACCCGGGAAATCGGCCCCGTCAAAGTAGTTGACGTGTCGAATCCCGGATCAGGACTCGTCCGTGTCGAGTTTGCGGTCGGTCCACACGCTATCGACGCACAGATCGACGAAACGCGAAACGCAAACCGCACTGCGGACGTACTAGATACGAGCGTCGATAACCTGCCCAAACGCGCCCGCAGCCTCCTCGAAGAGAAGACGTCCCTCGAAGACGAGCTGGCGGAGCTGAGTGAACGGCTGCTCGAAACACAACTCGACACGCTGCAGGACGATGTCGTCTCGAAGGACGGGAACCGTTGGCTGGTGGGCGAAGTCGACGCAGTTGGCGCGAATGCGGTCTCGGAACGCATCGACGATCTCGTGGGTGATACCGCCGACATCGTCGTTCTCACTGGTTCAGATGGATCGACGTTCGTCGTCGTCGGGACGA
Coding sequences within it:
- a CDS encoding HalOD1 output domain-containing protein, whose amino-acid sequence is MINGHSDTACMGTVISQTADRDTHHLHHEWTREESVSEKIVDAIAEYEDEDTDTLPPLENSINPAALDTVFGSTSDDACKAGCITFSYYGYTVLVQSMGQIIIKKR
- a CDS encoding helix-turn-helix domain-containing protein, which codes for MPITTKLHMEHEKLALTPTFNEVDGVKLRVIPQVNTDPNSNIFPYLIKYKDFQELENALDEDPTVDNYEPMSKDDSVGIYYIEYSTESKLISEIVTAVNGFTTEAKTKDRGWLVQLQLPDRDALNNIWRYAEQQGIQMKIISIYDSQRSDAEVSYGLTPEQEKALIVALESGYFSEPREKTLNEIADSVDLSSTAMSGRLRRGMRNLVSAALIDERDEN
- the rdfA gene encoding rod-determining factor RdfA, producing the protein MPDESGGGCKVDRVSRKYGLDTIDEVLKDLQNEGTSLRDLEAQYNQRVLESALREAGVDVLSGEVENLYRLFIGDDVSAGMRVEARSRLKQHGTDPESIRNDFVSYQTIRTHLRECLSVDTERTSTVTTTGAKNTVFKLLSRTESVTKRTIERLRSNGYLHIGAVDVTLSLRIACTDCGEEYTFSRLVERGQCSCTVEK
- a CDS encoding archaea-specific SMC-related protein, producing MDDETGLDDLTVTVQNIGGISESRVTLSPRVTLLVGENASNKSSFLRSLSAVLGGPTPPLKSDATSGRVDLEMGTDEYYIELAKQNGTQVVAEEKRLTELEDLCELFVTLDETNPIRQAVVNDGDLYDHLMRPIDTESIEYEIEQLKATKDDLSDQLSELDRKEDRLPGLETRATSLRQEIENVESTLRKKRSTIEELEGEQMVETDAGALKELKEKRSERETVRNRIRTQKAAIESLEKESDSIETELNDLDLAELPNDADAIVDEIEQLHHQKQQLTTTINSLSPIVEMNSQLLDDDDEIPAEMKSDDIVAELDPDSRTITCWTCGSSVEQSEIAEQVRVVQEILEEKRDQRETITDHIQTLDEQRRQFEQQRQKHEQLQEQKRSTEAEIERRTEQLSELESRQQELKAEVETLLDEIEESGEQSDELGELYDEVSDLEYERGQLENELTDIEAEIEGIETELSNRESIEAQRESVVTQLQDQRDRIETLERDFVTTFNEMMQQVLDRLDYEKVERIWTERITSESDSLSGTEFELHIVRSTEKGTVFEDVIENLSKSEREVIGLVVALAGYLAHDVVDELPFIIVDAVEMLDAMRIHSLLEYFNQYTDYVIMAVLPEEGKELEDAYSTISTSSFGVET
- the folP gene encoding dihydropteroate synthase, coding for MGYQESVVYLESLQRLRPKLGTETTRRMLSALGRPHTGIDCVQIAGSNGKGSTARMLEQILREAGLDVGVYTSPALTDLRDQIRVNGRKIPKERVQSFVNDIDPCIERLRAEDDIPTYFEVLTTLAIHHFDVEDVDVAILEVGIGGRYDATSAVDPVASAVTSVSLEHTDLLGDTVEAIARDKAQVAPAGAPLVTGADGSALRAIREETDVITVGAEAGDIYAEETGMASMVESSVSIRAVDWSVETNLPLLGQHQATNAGIAATLARQLASVDADTIASGLRGAHWPGRFEIMSTAPLTVLDGSHNPDACSKLATLVERYEFDDLHLVFGAMADKDYATMRSELPAADSVYLCEPAVDRAEAVETLASTFIGHAEDINCSGSVLEATDRALSAAGENDCVLVTGSLYVVAEARDRWTSLLTPKRTDEPMAVPVDSEAHTVTRIQASTDHRTFKTQLRTEQADFVTEALRSAGGSAQTLNEEASDKRVSILLSGLVPQFHELISRIDGAGLGLSHLSEQLERAFDTNPHTDQYPWGDETALIGILNVTPDSFHDGGEYTDVEAAVRRARSMVGAGADIIDIGGESTRPGADPVSAQEEIERVVPVIEELADLNATLSIDTRKATVADVALEAGADIVNDVSGLEDPEMRFVAADHDASLVIMHSLSTPVEPGQTALYDDVVEDVIDELAEQVLLAERAGLDREQIIVDPGCGFGKDPAECFELIGRLKEFQSLGCPVMVGHSQKSMFEHVGCQHGDRLSPTLAMTTLAAERGADIIRVHDVPENAATIRTVEATRAHD
- a CDS encoding alanyl-tRNA editing protein, translating into MLAELGENLAAAEPYVTDFKATVEAIDGHEVRLDQTYFYAEGGGQPADRGTLAGIDVVDVQTRDGKTVHTLDTSPTFEIGDTVDGNVSDDFRTYCMRAHTASHLVYGVGRTLFDDHGYGGFDIGEKKVRLDFKTSRDSTDVNELTFERMINEVVWESKDVTWEEMNTEAACNRSDIVFNLSDDAAEAETVRIVEIIGWDIAACGGTHVRNTREIGPVKVVDVSNPGSGLVRVEFAVGPHAIDAQIDETRNANRTADVLDTSVDNLPKRARSLLEEKTSLEDELAELSERLLETQLDTLQDDVVSKDGNRWLVGEVDAVGANAVSERIDDLVGDTADIVVLTGSDGSTFVVVGTTGELDANEIIQDVTDEFGGGGGGRPSLAQGGGLSADPKTVVEYLSDTA